Below is a window of Gavia stellata isolate bGavSte3 chromosome 19, bGavSte3.hap2, whole genome shotgun sequence DNA.
GACACAGAAGTAATCCAACTCTGAGTTAACAGTATGCCAACAGGTAATTTTTACACCATGTTCACAATTCTGGATTCCTCACTAAATGTTAGTGACAAGATCCCTCCCCACAAGTAATGCACAAGCTGACTTGCTTCGGGGGATATCAAATACCTACGTCGGGTCttttatacaaaaatataacGTGTGTTTTACCTGCTGATGCCAAAATCGTACAATGCAAAGCATGCTTCAGTGCCTCCAGTCGCTCAGTTTCATGGACTATGCTTTTATAGGAAAGCTCATTGTATCTTTGGGCAGCCTCAATGAACTTTCTTCTGTAATCAAGAACTCGAGCATAGCAAACCTAGAAAGAAAGtacatctcaaaaaaaaaaaaaaaactaacagGGTGGCTGCATAATATAGGTGTGTATAAATTGCCACATATCAAGTGACAGCTCCCATAAACGTCGTTCTGCTGCATCCTAGCGAAATCTGTCTCTTCGAACGATTAGTTTGGCTTGTAAAGCCCTTGCTGAAGTATTTATTGGAAAGCAATTGAAAGGGCATTTCCCAGCACTATTCACATGTTAAACACTGCAAATGTCTAAACACCAGAAACTaagtaaaagaaatattgtACAGCTGATATTGTACTTATGTAAGCTTCCCCTTCACCACTGACATTGAGAGCTAGCACTTAGGCAGCAATTTAGATGTTCAAgtgtttgcttttccctttcagcGCTGTTAACAGCATCTGgtatttcttctctcccttcctttgtgcttttctaatgcttacagaaaatatttacgCTTCCAACTGAGCACACGCTTTAAAACATAgcatggggggagaaaaaaggaaaagcgaaaagcaacaaaccaaaaccaccacacccTGAATTACAGCTCATGGTACATCTGCTTTGTGTCATAGAATTttaaccaccaccaccaccacacttGATTGGTACCGTCACACTATAGTTATCACTCCTCATCCCAGTTACTAAAATGGTTTGAGAAATTAGCATATGAACTATGTACACAGTAAACCCACAAATATGCAGAAAGGTCAGCAGTTACTTTACTCCTTGAGACTTAAAGCTACTTTTATGGATGGGACTTACTATTTAAttactgggggtgggggggcttcCATTGTCCCTAATGTTGGAcgtgatttttttcccctcttagaTTTACAGACAACGGTGGAGGCAATATTTTCAACAGTATTTCAGATGTTTCGAAGCCTAAGTTTTCTTCTCAATCAGTAAAGCTGGCATTTAAGGAACGTTTAGAGACTTATCTCTAAATCATAAGGAATGAGCTGTTTAATTATTGCTAAGATGTGGCTCTCAAGCTCCCAAAaccatttaaaagcttttccctTTGTCTCTTTTCTCATTATGAAAGTTTCACTGGCATTGCATAAAAACATCTCAATGTGAATCATCTCCctttagaaagagaaagcaataaAGCAAGTTAGACAACCTTATAATGGATTTGCAGCTGTTCATTAGTTGATTCGTTCTGAAGCAGAGAAGCTCGATTAATATAAGCTTCTGCTTGAACTGGGTCATCATCCTCCAGATACAGCCTGGCAATTTTCAGGTAGGTCTCCAGCTTATAATCTACATTGTATTGTCtgtagagaaagagaaaagcaagtgcTCAGAGCTGCTCCACAACTACCCTTGCTCTTAGCTGTCCTAAACATATGATACTTAAGCACTTGGCAACGTTTGCTTTAccctgctttcttcttccctaaCACCAAAATTAGTGCGCTCTGTTCAGGGTAAGGAAATTTGAGATGAATGCCAATATAGAACCAGCTCCTACAAACGCCAGTAGAAGTAATGCTGTCCACCAAGACACAAATGTAGACTGTTAATAATCTGGTTCTAGTGGATTGGAAGTTTGCTCTAAGTGGTGAGCCACTTGAGTCAAGAAGCAAACTTGCAGTGGAACAAATAGGTCCTAAATAGGCAAAACCTACAGCAATTCCTTCGACATGCGTGCAGAAGATAGAAAGGACAGCCAGAGAAAAGTAACAGCAAGGGTtctagacttaaaaaaaaacaatcacaaaaccacaaacaaacaaaaccccacaaaaacccTCTACTGTATTTGTTAATATCCAGTTTCAAACTATGTCTTCATTTTGAACTGTAAAGGTGAGCACGTGGAAGAACTGCCACCTTTCAAGAACCTTAgaagcatttttataaaatactatCAAAACGGCTGTTTATCAACAAGACTAATAAGCAGCGCAAAACCTCTGGTGCGGTATTTTGACCCACTGAACTGCTTACTGTAATGCACAGTCATCAAGCTATACTTTCGTCATCTGGCAGTAGTTCTGAAACTCTGGGAAAATATGCAACCCCAAAATTCTCACTCGCTGGTCTAGTTAGGTACAAAGGGAGCAAGTATGTTTAACAACACAGAACTGTCTCTAGCACAGTACTTACTTTTGCCCTGTTTCCAAAGGGATCCCCACCAATACTTGTGCTGCATTTCTCCAGtcttcttctttctcatagATTGATGCAAGATGTTGCCTTATTGAAGCAACCTAAACAATGATAAAATCAATAGCAAACGCTATAAAAGTTGAATGGTTCTGCATTAACTTTCACAGTATTTGTTCTTGTTCGTGAATCCCCTCAACCGGTACCCCAGCTCCACAGACACAGCAACCTGCACGCAACTCTTCCCGCACAAGGAGTCCTGCGTGGGACTCCTGGATCAAGCTTTAATACCAAGCTTTTTAAGTACGAGTGCTGATTTGAAGCATTTCCACTTAAGCTTGTGACAAGGTAAGAGTTTCTCTTCAGGGAGCACTAAGTAGTAACCTTTTATAAGCCTCTAAAAAGATGAAACGAGGCTTTCAAGAACTGGAGCACCAAGAATCACAAGCCATTTTTTGGAGTTATACCTCCTGTCATGCCTGTGAGATATGAATGAGGTGAACTATGATTAGATCCTAATGCAGAAACTTCTACTTTGCGGAGCAGCTGTCAGCAGGTAAAATATCAGTGCTTACAATCTGGGTTTTATACGCAGAagtgtggttaaaaaaaagaaatcatctgATGTCTTGGACTTAATTTATGCATAATCATTACAACACACAGGCAAGCATGTCAGTTAAGACTTAGAGTAAAAGCTGcttaaaaagacaaaagcaaaagagaagcaAATACAAATCATGGCAGTAACtgccttgcttttcttctcaaataCCAGATCCTAAAGGCTTTTTATATAAACATCTTCCGTAAGAACTCTCAGGTGATGGTGAATGCTCATACAACAAAACCaagaactgaactgaaaaagaaCTGCAGTACGTTCAGTAGTTAACTAGAATTGGGatttcaagaaaacattttttcctgataaaatgATTATCActaaaatacacacacacagagatatttattttgaaacaaaagctaTTTGTCAAGATGCTTCTCTCTTTACATCACCTGCCTGTTCCGTTAGTTGGGTAAAAAGCAACACAATGAGTACCAGTCTCTCTCTCGACAGTATGTCCAGTAATTCAAGTATTGTTTCATTGTAAGAAGCCATTTTCTGGCAGCGGAGGAATTACATGCCCAGCATCCTGATGAAGAGACAAAGTCCGTATTCTTTGCAAGGTCCTAAATAGGCTCTGCATTTAGCTCAGGTTTTGCATCTACAGGAATGCAAATTTGGACTCTAAGTAGGCATATCTGTTTTgaacagttttttaaaagacttaaaaTAGTCACcagatgagggaaaaaaatcgCAAAGCCAAGCCCGGAAACCAAAAACCCGTCATTCATCTCTCACCTGCTCTTCAAATGAAATTACTCTAGGCTGTATCTTTTCCAAGGTGAAGTGGTAAATTTCTTTGGCCGTGCTGTCAGGAAGACTTGGAAGATGGGTACAGAAATCTGTCAGTAGCTGACGTGAGATCACTAGACTGACATTCTCGTTCACCACTGGTTTAGAGACGcatggaagaaaaacacaaaatggaTGCAATGCTTGTCAGTGCCTTCGCTGTAAGTGatcatttgcttttgtattaaatttgagtatttcaagtttttaaatCGGTATCCAAGTGAAGGGGGGGTGttctatgtttttaaaaggtgaatttttttctctcagaaacaGTTTGTTTACACTAGAGGTCACCAGAGTTCTAACCCCTGACAGATAATAATGAATTTCTCACTTTGATTTGTAGTTTAGAGagatgtttcattttgaatcaCTGTTCTCAGCTGCTGAAACATCTTGGACAAAGTAAACCTTTAGGCTAAACTTCACTAAGTTTATTctcaacttaaaaaaattacaacaggAATAATTTGTAGAGGTATTCAATAAGCCAAACATCcaacacaacacaaaaaacccctaaccaTTTCTTCTTGACAGTTTTTCAAATTAACTTGATACTGGGGAAGAAGGGGGTTGTTAGCTTAAATACCGCTTGGCATCCAGTATCAATTTTAGTATTCAACAGAGACTACTTTATGTTTTCACCTTCCGACACTGTCACACTGACAGGTTGGAAAGTTATAAAAACTTACAAAGCTTACAAGTCCATTCTCCCTTAACTTCTGAATGTGGCGATGATGCTTCCTCTTCTAGTTGCCTTTGAGTTCCAATACAACCAAAATATCATGTATTTATGTAGCCTCACGTAGAGCTAACAAATACGCAATCCCACAGACCTCTGGCCTTCACTCAGTGTGCAACCGATTATACCAGATGCACTTACTTGCTTCTACAAAAGCTTTCAAAGCTTCAAGTTGTTCTACACCCGACAGCTGAATGGCTTTTTCCAATATTTGACGATATCTGTCcacagattaaataaaaaaaaaaaattaaaaaaatcactcatAGGACACGTTTTTTTCACTAACAAgttctgcttctctgctctttttctATGTCAGAGCCCTACTTTTGCTTATATTTTCTATACTTGGAGATAGCGATTCTCGCAAGTGTCTGTGCTCAGATATCAGGAACGTTCACCTGGAATTGGTATCTGGCTCTTTCTAAATACCAGGACTAGATTCTCAGATAACATACCTCATCATTTTGTTATCTGTGAATATATGTGCAAttttgaaggttaaaaaaaaaaaaaaacaaaaccaaaaaaatcaagtcCCTAGCATAGCACACAGAAAAAGTAATGGAAACTGTATTGCTCATGGATTAAGATTAATAAAGTTAGTCAAATGTTCAAAATGCCATATTCAATGAGAGTGAGAAACAGGGTTGGGAGCGGGAGGTAAATAGTATGCTATGGCCACTTGACATAAGCACAGGCACAGACTAtgcatttttaagtgtttattCCTGCAAAAATAGCAACTCCAGCTTTCATGCTTCATAAAGCTAATTAAACTTTGCCTGGGCCATAACCTCAGTGTGTGCAATACTGGTGAAGTACTACATTCACGCTGAAGCCACATTTTGAGGGGAACGTTTCCAAGTTTTCACACGGAACTCCTGGAAGTGAAGCAATTCCCCTCGAAAACAAGCAACTGGACTGGAGAGCTCGAAGAATTTCAGTTGAGCGTTCGACATCTGACTGAACCCTCGGGGGAGAGTAAATCTATGTGACACGCTGCACTGCGAGTAGCTCAAACCCCAAGGTTTGCCTTCCAAAATACCCAGCTAAGGgaaacaataataacaataataatcaCGGCGTTACTGACATATCTACAGCAGTCGAGGAGAATAAATTCCCCGACCTACCCATCTGGCGGGGCCGAGGGGGGCTCTGAGGGGCGGCGGGCAGACACGAGGGAGCTGCGGCGAAGGGCTAAGGCCCTGGGCGGGAGCCTGCGCTAGGACACCGCCAGCGCAGAGCAAGCCGTggttagaaaggaaaaataaataaaaaatgacagaatcGTGAGGTAaaacctttctttctgctttttatttaaaggagCGCGGCCGCTGGGCAAGAGCCGCCTCGCCCTCCCAGGGCCCGCcacccccccatctccccccctCAACGGCCGTAACCCCAACCGCCGCTCAGCCGCCTCCCCCCGCCATGAGGAGGCCGGCGCCGGCACTCACTTGCCCGCCAGGTCCTTGTGAGAGCCGCTGGAGTTCATCAGCTGCGCCAGGTCCTGCCTCACCGCGGCCGCCATCTTCGCCGACGCGCCGCCGGCCCCCTTCGCGCGCGGCAGGcggccccctcctccccccccttcctcctcctacCATCGAGCAGCGCCGCCAACAGGCTAGAGGGGCCGCCGCGCGACGGGGTCACGTGGTGGGGAAGCGTCCGCGCGGGCACAGCCCGGCCGCGGGGCTAAAGCTCGGGCGGGCCCCACAAACACCTCCCGCCGGGGCCGCACCTATAGAGATAGACGTATATAAACGCGCGTgggtgcgcgcgcgcgcgtcGGCGGCCCCAACGCAGGGCAAGGCTGGGTCTCCTCCCGAGTGGCGCGCGCGGCCCCGGAAGCGGGTGGCCCAGCGCGGGTGGGGCGGGTCCGGaagcgcggggcggggcggcgcgcgcgcgcgcgcggggcgCTGCGCCGGCGGTTGCcagggcggcgcggcgcagtATTATGGGATGCGGCGGGGGAATGGCGCGGGGCGCGTGATTTTGAACAAACACGGCGGCTTCGTCgcgggcgctgccgccgccgccgccgtcaGGCGCGGTagcggaggggagggggccggcgggggcgcGAGGCGCGGAGGGCGtacggcggcggcggcggcggcagagAGAGGCATCGGTAGCggcggtggagga
It encodes the following:
- the COPS4 gene encoding COP9 signalosome complex subunit 4 translates to MAAAVRQDLAQLMNSSGSHKDLAGKYRQILEKAIQLSGVEQLEALKAFVEAMVNENVSLVISRQLLTDFCTHLPSLPDSTAKEIYHFTLEKIQPRVISFEEQVASIRQHLASIYEKEEDWRNAAQVLVGIPLETGQKQYNVDYKLETYLKIARLYLEDDDPVQAEAYINRASLLQNESTNEQLQIHYKVCYARVLDYRRKFIEAAQRYNELSYKSIVHETERLEALKHALHCTILASAGQQRSRMLATLFKDERCQQLAAYGILEKMYLDRIIRGNQLQEFAAMLMPHQKATTADGSSILDRAVIEHNLLSASKLYNNITFEELGALLEIPAAKAEKIASQMITEGRMNGFIDQIDGIVHFETREALPTWDKQIQSLCFQVNNLLEKISQTAPEWTAQAMEAQMAQ